From one Phocoena sinus isolate mPhoSin1 chromosome 6, mPhoSin1.pri, whole genome shotgun sequence genomic stretch:
- the TMEM141 gene encoding transmembrane protein 141 isoform X1, producing the protein MRTMALGRHRCDRRPADARSEEVSVPLSVERAGGRGCVLQDWCLAPLKCTPVAAGSSAEADPTRGGGLWFRASLPPGMGLQFSVGALLDPTAPRKKPAPCSLPLTSAEAPPPCPLAPARLSPVAGSVASYWVTRVESQKCSNLWLFLETGQLPKDMDTDRHS; encoded by the exons ATGCGGACCATGGCTCTTGGCAGGCACCGCTGCGACCGTCGGCCTGCAGATGCTCGTTCAGAGGAAGTTTCCGTACCCCTTTCAGTGGAACGTGCTGGTGGCCGTGGGTGCGTACTCCAGGACTGGTGCCTGGCGCCCCTGAAATGCACCCCTGTTGCCGCTGGCTCTTCAGCAGAAGCGGATCCCActaggggtggggggctgtggtTCCGGGCATCCCTGCCTCCGGGGATGGGGCTCCAGTTCTCAGTGGGAGCCCTGCTGGACCCCACCGCTCCCAGGAAGAAACCTGCACCCTGCTCCCTTCCCCTGACAAGTGCAGAGGCCCCGCCCCCCTGCCCACTGGCCCCTGCCCGCCTCTCCCCagtcgcaggctcagtggccagctACTGGGTGACCCGAGTGGAGTCGCAGAAATGCAGCAACCTCTGGCTCTTCCTGGAGACAGGGCAGCTCCCCAAAGACATGGACACAG ATCGGCACAGCTAG
- the TMEM141 gene encoding transmembrane protein 141 isoform X2, whose protein sequence is MVNLGLSRVDDAVASKHPGLGEYAACQSNAFMKGIFTFVTGTAATVGLQMLVQRKFPYPFQWNVLVAVVAGSVASYWVTRVESQKCSNLWLFLETGQLPKDMDTDRHS, encoded by the exons ATGGTGAACCTGGGCCTGTCCCGGGTGGACGACGCCGTGGCCAGCAAGCACCCG ggACTCGGGGAGTATGCCGCGTGCCAGTCGAACGCCTTCATGAAGGGCATTTTCACCTTTGTCACAG GCACCGCTGCGACCGTCGGCCTGCAGATGCTCGTTCAGAGGAAGTTTCCGTACCCCTTTCAGTGGAACGTGCTGGTGGCCGTGG tcgcaggctcagtggccagctACTGGGTGACCCGAGTGGAGTCGCAGAAATGCAGCAACCTCTGGCTCTTCCTGGAGACAGGGCAGCTCCCCAAAGACATGGACACAG ATCGGCACAGCTAG